A single Xylanimonas cellulosilytica DSM 15894 DNA region contains:
- a CDS encoding carbohydrate ABC transporter permease, translating to MSTNVELDEPRAESARGSSPVLRASKKKVRWYEVVGFTVPALLVYVAFVFVPIAFAVVMALFDGNRIAPLRDFVGFDNFVEIFTGGRTFGMPFFWDAVQNNLLIAVLSLLIQGPIAIAVALLLNRKMKFRGLVRVLIFVPYVLSEVITAVMFQMLLAPNGAIAVWLRRLGMDGLADTQWLADIGHTGVRSATFWTLMVVLTWKYIGLAIILFLAGLSGIPEELNEAAQIDGASWWQIQRKITLPLLGPTLRIWAFLSIIGSFQLFDMVWILTRANPTIVGLDTMATYMVQMGMNRNRVGYGSAIAVVLFVMTLIVALTYQHFVLRRDVGKRAD from the coding sequence ATGTCGACCAACGTCGAGTTGGACGAGCCCCGGGCGGAATCCGCCCGGGGCTCGTCCCCCGTTCTGCGAGCGTCGAAGAAGAAGGTCCGCTGGTACGAGGTCGTCGGGTTCACCGTGCCCGCGCTCCTCGTCTACGTGGCCTTCGTCTTCGTACCGATCGCGTTCGCGGTTGTCATGGCACTGTTCGACGGCAACCGCATCGCGCCGCTGCGTGACTTCGTCGGCTTCGACAACTTTGTCGAGATCTTCACCGGCGGGCGCACCTTCGGAATGCCGTTCTTCTGGGACGCCGTCCAGAACAACCTGCTGATCGCCGTCCTCTCGCTGCTCATCCAGGGCCCGATCGCCATCGCCGTCGCCCTGCTGCTGAACCGCAAGATGAAGTTCCGCGGCCTCGTGCGCGTGCTGATCTTCGTGCCCTACGTGCTCTCCGAGGTCATCACGGCCGTCATGTTCCAGATGCTGCTCGCGCCCAACGGTGCGATCGCCGTCTGGCTGCGCCGCCTCGGCATGGATGGTCTCGCGGACACGCAGTGGCTCGCCGACATCGGCCACACCGGCGTTCGCTCTGCGACCTTCTGGACCCTCATGGTCGTGCTGACCTGGAAGTACATCGGTCTGGCGATCATCCTGTTCCTCGCCGGCCTCTCAGGCATCCCCGAGGAGCTGAACGAGGCCGCCCAGATCGACGGCGCCTCCTGGTGGCAGATCCAGCGCAAGATCACCCTGCCGCTGCTCGGCCCGACCCTGCGCATCTGGGCGTTCCTGTCGATCATCGGCTCCTTCCAGCTGTTCGACATGGTCTGGATCCTCACGCGCGCCAACCCCACCATCGTCGGCCTGGACACGATGGCCACCTACATGGTGCAGATGGGCATGAACCGCAACCGCGTGGGCTACGGTTCCGCGATCGCCGTCGTGCTCTTCGTCATGACGCTGATCGTGGCACTCACGTACCAGCACTTCGTCCTGCGCCGCGACGTCGGAAAGAGGGCTGACTGA
- a CDS encoding STAS domain-containing protein: MELEEHDAGTYVALAPAGRLDLASAPRVKARIDDLARNGRARVVVDLGAVDHVDSSGLGALIAGLKATRQAGGGLRIARVGEQVRAVLKLTNLDRILVPYDSVEEAGRDW, translated from the coding sequence ATGGAGCTTGAGGAACACGACGCGGGGACCTACGTTGCGCTGGCGCCCGCCGGACGGCTCGACCTCGCGTCGGCACCGCGCGTCAAGGCGCGCATCGACGACCTGGCGCGCAACGGGCGGGCTCGGGTGGTGGTCGACCTCGGGGCGGTCGACCACGTCGACTCGTCCGGGCTCGGTGCGCTCATCGCCGGCCTGAAGGCGACGCGGCAGGCGGGTGGCGGGCTGCGGATCGCGCGGGTGGGCGAGCAGGTCCGGGCGGTGCTCAAGCTGACGAACCTCGACCGGATCCTGGTGCCCTACGACTCGGTGGAGGAGGCCGGCCGTGACTGGTGA
- a CDS encoding ABC transporter ATP-binding protein, giving the protein MAISPTTFESLELRGVGRSFGEQHALSGLDLTVKAGEFIALLGPSGCGKSTALNCLAGLLPLTHGQILLDGKRIDTLPSEKRGFGMVFQSYALFPHLTVEKNIAFGLQMRGVPKAQIKARVKEAIALVKLEQHATKLPGQLSGGQQQRVAIARAVVLEPSLVLMDEPLSNLDAKLRLDMRTEIRRLHQSLGLTTVYVTHDQEEALSLADRLVVLREGRVQQVGTPDDLYDHPRNWHVADFMGYRNLLRGTVLSASGGVARVDLGGFTLTGVPVGSLRDGDAVRVAVRPDDLVVAVGGEVRDGNDVEATVSTVEYHGREFAVSASTADGGTVHVRSAVAPEAGDRVRLTARAQRVLVFPEHLTSTTDDDDAADAAEAAKEQVPA; this is encoded by the coding sequence ATGGCGATCAGCCCCACCACATTCGAGTCGCTCGAGCTGCGCGGAGTCGGCCGCAGCTTCGGCGAGCAACACGCCCTGTCGGGGCTCGACCTGACCGTCAAGGCGGGCGAGTTCATCGCCCTGCTGGGACCGTCGGGCTGCGGCAAGTCGACCGCGCTCAACTGCCTGGCCGGCCTGCTGCCGCTCACCCACGGGCAGATCCTGCTCGACGGCAAGCGCATCGACACCCTGCCGTCCGAGAAGCGCGGGTTCGGCATGGTGTTCCAGAGCTACGCGCTGTTCCCGCACCTGACGGTGGAGAAGAACATCGCGTTCGGCCTGCAGATGCGCGGCGTGCCCAAGGCCCAGATCAAGGCCCGCGTCAAGGAGGCCATCGCGCTGGTCAAGCTGGAGCAGCACGCCACGAAGCTGCCCGGTCAGCTCTCCGGCGGCCAGCAGCAGCGCGTGGCGATCGCCCGCGCCGTCGTGCTCGAGCCGTCGCTCGTGCTCATGGACGAGCCGCTGTCGAACCTCGACGCGAAGCTGCGCCTGGACATGCGCACCGAGATCCGGCGCCTGCACCAGTCGCTGGGCCTGACCACGGTGTACGTCACCCACGACCAGGAGGAGGCGCTCTCGCTCGCCGACCGCCTCGTCGTGCTCCGCGAGGGCCGCGTCCAGCAGGTCGGCACCCCGGACGACCTGTACGACCACCCGCGCAACTGGCACGTCGCCGACTTCATGGGGTACCGCAACCTGCTGCGCGGCACCGTCCTGTCCGCGTCGGGCGGCGTCGCCCGGGTGGACCTCGGCGGGTTCACGCTCACCGGTGTACCGGTCGGCTCGCTGCGTGACGGCGACGCCGTGCGCGTGGCCGTGCGGCCCGACGACCTGGTCGTCGCCGTCGGCGGTGAGGTCCGTGACGGGAACGACGTCGAGGCCACCGTGTCCACCGTCGAGTACCACGGGCGCGAGTTCGCCGTCTCGGCCAGCACCGCAGACGGCGGCACCGTGCACGTGCGCTCCGCCGTCGCGCCCGAGGCGGGAGACCGCGTGCGGCTCACCGCCCGCGCCCAGCGCGTGCTGGTGTTCCCCGAGCACCTCACGTCCACCACCGACGACGACGACGCCGCCGACGCCGCGGAGGCGGCCAAGGAACAGGTGCCCGCATGA
- a CDS encoding LacI family DNA-binding transcriptional regulator encodes MTSAHEVARLAGVSVSTVSRALGSPDLVAPATRERVTAAAAQLDYRPNPSARGLRLGRTHTLGLVVPDLENPFFTSIVKAVEGRARYAGYSLIVADSEEEAENEPELVATLRHRTDGVVLASLRSDDDAVRAMVGDAPAVVVNRYVPGLPSVTADDADGAAQVFAHLRALGHRRIAVGGGPETSRSGLERLHGLRAAAARHDDVELIELGSFPPYYSGGAAVADLAVACGATAVIAHNDVMAAGIVGRARDRGIDVPGDLSVAGFDDSAVATVLSPALTTVRVPRTRLGRRAVDLLVAQVEDRDRGAAVVPDAPQILAVDLVIRGSSAEPAQRPTPSVDAALGR; translated from the coding sequence ATGACGAGTGCGCACGAGGTCGCACGTCTGGCCGGGGTGTCGGTCTCGACGGTCTCCCGCGCGCTCGGTTCGCCCGACCTGGTTGCCCCCGCCACCCGCGAGCGGGTGACCGCAGCCGCCGCCCAGCTCGACTACCGCCCCAACCCCTCGGCCCGCGGCCTGCGCCTGGGCCGCACCCACACGCTGGGTCTCGTGGTCCCGGACCTCGAGAACCCGTTCTTCACGTCGATCGTCAAGGCCGTCGAGGGCCGTGCCCGCTACGCCGGCTACTCGCTCATCGTCGCGGACTCCGAGGAGGAGGCCGAGAACGAGCCCGAGCTCGTGGCCACGCTCCGGCACCGCACCGACGGCGTCGTGCTCGCGTCTCTGCGCAGCGACGACGACGCGGTGCGGGCGATGGTGGGCGACGCCCCCGCCGTCGTCGTCAACAGGTACGTGCCCGGCCTGCCGTCGGTCACGGCCGACGACGCCGACGGCGCCGCGCAGGTCTTCGCCCATCTGCGCGCGCTCGGCCACCGCCGCATCGCGGTGGGCGGCGGGCCCGAGACCTCACGCTCCGGCCTCGAGCGCCTGCACGGGCTCCGCGCCGCGGCCGCGCGGCACGACGACGTCGAGCTGATCGAGCTCGGGTCTTTCCCGCCGTACTACTCCGGCGGGGCCGCGGTCGCGGACTTGGCGGTGGCGTGCGGCGCGACCGCCGTCATCGCCCACAACGACGTGATGGCCGCCGGGATCGTCGGCCGCGCGCGGGACCGCGGCATCGACGTCCCCGGCGACCTGTCCGTCGCCGGCTTCGACGACTCGGCGGTGGCGACCGTGCTGTCGCCCGCCCTCACGACGGTGCGGGTGCCGCGCACGCGGCTGGGGCGCCGCGCCGTCGACCTTCTCGTCGCGCAGGTGGAGGACCGCGACCGCGGTGCCGCCGTCGTGCCCGACGCCCCACAGATCCTTGCCGTCGACCTCGTCATCCGCGGGTCCTCGGCAGAGCCAGCGCAGCGCCCGACGCCGTCGGTCGACGCTGCCCTGGGCAGGTGA
- a CDS encoding ABC transporter permease, with product MATTASTPAPTATAPVPRKARKAQALPGERSLAASPSTWFVWAGMAVFLVFLAGIIVAVVVDSFGRQWFTGWLPAEWASSWYSGAWSRFSLGEVIGVTVGVAFAVVAISVLVGVPASYLLARRNFPGKKAVTALFLLPILMPPITYGIPLATVMYAFGLGRTLVAVVLVNLVPSIPFVILTMTPFIEQINPSIESAARMCGASIRQVFTRVLAPLLIPGILAAGILVLVRTVGMFELTFLVSGPGSDTLVVSIYRAMTSAGGGEARQLISAMSVMYTATMLIILAVALRFVNPTQLVARVKENRED from the coding sequence ATGGCCACGACAGCAAGCACACCCGCACCCACCGCGACCGCGCCGGTGCCGCGCAAGGCACGCAAGGCGCAGGCCCTCCCGGGGGAGCGCTCGCTCGCGGCCTCCCCGTCGACGTGGTTCGTCTGGGCCGGCATGGCCGTGTTCCTGGTGTTCCTGGCCGGGATCATCGTCGCCGTCGTCGTCGACTCGTTCGGTCGGCAGTGGTTCACCGGCTGGCTGCCCGCCGAGTGGGCGAGCTCCTGGTACTCCGGGGCCTGGAGCCGGTTCAGCCTCGGCGAGGTCATCGGCGTCACCGTGGGCGTGGCGTTCGCCGTCGTCGCCATCTCGGTGCTGGTGGGCGTCCCGGCGTCCTACCTGCTGGCGCGGCGGAACTTCCCCGGGAAGAAGGCCGTCACGGCCCTGTTCCTGCTGCCGATCCTCATGCCGCCCATCACGTACGGCATCCCGCTGGCGACGGTCATGTACGCGTTCGGGCTGGGGCGCACCCTGGTGGCCGTCGTCCTGGTGAACCTGGTGCCGTCCATCCCGTTCGTGATCCTGACGATGACGCCGTTCATCGAGCAGATCAACCCGTCGATCGAGTCGGCCGCGCGCATGTGCGGGGCCTCGATCCGGCAGGTGTTCACGCGGGTGCTGGCGCCGCTGCTCATCCCGGGCATCCTCGCCGCGGGCATCCTCGTGCTGGTCCGCACGGTCGGCATGTTCGAGCTGACGTTCCTGGTCTCCGGGCCGGGGTCGGACACGCTCGTGGTGTCGATCTACCGGGCGATGACGTCGGCCGGCGGTGGTGAGGCGCGCCAGCTCATCTCGGCGATGTCCGTGATGTACACGGCGACGATGCTGATCATCCTCGCCGTCGCGCTGCGGTTCGTGAACCCGACCCAGCTCGTGGCCCGCGTCAAGGAGAACCGAGAGGACTGA
- a CDS encoding extracellular solute-binding protein — MRTIRTTRVRAVAAIGAISLGLTLAACAPPSSSDDDADAPAAAEDTDTSEVPATPSAPVTLNILDVAGNQKLTGGMVDEFVKENPDIISSVTWETGGAPDVTGVVKPQVDSGNLQVDLVLTGNDGLSAGIAAGLWVPIVDEYGDRLSNMDNYIEPAQKMQELAGSDGVVVTYYPSGPLLQYNPDVVTDVPSTPDELLAWAEANPGKFGYARPANSGPGRTFLMGLPYMLGDEDPKDPENGWDKTWAYLQELGQYVDNYPTGTGQVITNIADGTWALIPTTTGWDMNPRITGTQPNTIEAAPFDDFTWVTDAHYAAIPKGQSADKISAILLLLQNILTPEQNAKAYDEGYFYPGPAIEGATLDKAPQETQDAINEYKRDWFDDLIEEMPKETPLSPDQMVKAFDIWDREVGAGKYEEAK; from the coding sequence ATGCGAACCATCCGAACGACCCGTGTCCGGGCGGTCGCCGCCATCGGCGCGATCAGCCTGGGCCTGACCCTTGCCGCGTGCGCACCGCCGTCGTCCAGCGACGACGACGCCGACGCGCCCGCAGCAGCCGAGGACACCGACACGTCCGAGGTACCCGCCACGCCGTCGGCACCCGTCACGCTCAACATCCTCGACGTCGCCGGCAACCAGAAGCTCACCGGCGGCATGGTGGACGAGTTCGTCAAGGAGAACCCGGACATCATCTCGTCGGTCACCTGGGAGACCGGCGGCGCCCCCGACGTCACCGGCGTCGTCAAGCCGCAGGTCGACTCCGGCAACCTGCAGGTGGACCTCGTGCTCACCGGCAACGACGGCCTCTCGGCCGGCATCGCCGCGGGCCTGTGGGTGCCGATCGTCGACGAGTACGGCGACCGCCTGTCCAACATGGACAACTACATCGAGCCCGCGCAGAAGATGCAGGAGCTCGCCGGCAGCGACGGCGTCGTCGTCACGTACTACCCGTCCGGTCCGCTCCTGCAGTACAACCCCGACGTCGTCACGGACGTGCCGTCGACGCCGGACGAGCTGCTCGCCTGGGCGGAGGCCAACCCCGGCAAGTTCGGCTACGCCCGCCCGGCGAACTCGGGCCCGGGCCGCACCTTCCTCATGGGCCTGCCGTACATGCTGGGCGACGAGGACCCGAAGGACCCGGAGAACGGCTGGGACAAGACCTGGGCGTACCTCCAGGAGCTGGGCCAGTACGTCGACAACTACCCGACGGGCACCGGCCAGGTGATCACGAACATCGCTGACGGCACCTGGGCCCTGATCCCCACCACCACCGGCTGGGACATGAACCCGCGCATCACGGGCACCCAGCCCAACACGATCGAGGCGGCCCCGTTCGACGACTTCACCTGGGTCACGGACGCGCACTACGCGGCCATCCCCAAGGGCCAGTCGGCCGACAAGATCTCGGCGATCCTCCTGCTCCTGCAGAACATCCTCACGCCGGAGCAGAACGCCAAGGCGTACGACGAGGGCTACTTCTACCCCGGCCCCGCCATCGAGGGCGCGACGCTCGACAAGGCCCCGCAGGAGACGCAGGACGCGATCAACGAGTACAAGCGCGACTGGTTCGACGACCTGATCGAGGAGATGCCGAAGGAGACGCCGCTGTCCCCGGACCAGATGGTCAAGGCCTTCGACATCTGGGACCGCGAGGTCGGCGCCGGCAAGTACGAGGAAGCCAAGTAA
- a CDS encoding PP2C family protein-serine/threonine phosphatase produces the protein MSGLDGASAGAGEAERLAGAAGDRYDRVVRLAQAIFAVPIVALNLVGPDGQVTVAAVGPYRQRLPLDASVCASAMWNESVVEIADLRTHERFRDYPMVAGEPRVRFYAGVPLRSTSGQRVGVLCLLDLVPRELGAAQREMLADLGVMIERELAAQDEMMRAGEVQQLLLPSEPPALAGVEVAGRVQPARETGGDFYDWQVVGEPPAAQLQVVLADVMGKGLPAALIASEVRAVLRTHSRYAALDEAVRRTSETTLPDLDTNERFVTLWGARLDPVDGTLHYVDAGHGLAALVSERGARRLAQAHLPLGLPVPDTWTQESTIMAPDETLVVVSDGVLDVVGGIDVGLEAVREPAVEGASCADVVERIVGFAADRGAEDDVTAVVVRRTTGRAAGRAATAG, from the coding sequence GTGAGTGGGCTGGACGGGGCGAGCGCCGGCGCGGGCGAGGCCGAGCGCCTCGCGGGAGCGGCGGGGGACCGGTACGACCGCGTCGTCCGGCTCGCGCAGGCGATCTTCGCGGTGCCGATCGTCGCGCTCAACCTGGTGGGACCGGACGGTCAGGTCACGGTCGCCGCCGTCGGGCCCTACCGGCAGCGGCTGCCGCTCGACGCCTCGGTCTGTGCGAGCGCCATGTGGAACGAGAGCGTCGTCGAGATCGCCGACCTGCGCACCCACGAACGGTTCCGCGACTACCCGATGGTGGCGGGGGAGCCGCGGGTGCGCTTCTACGCGGGGGTGCCCCTGCGATCGACCAGCGGGCAGCGGGTGGGAGTGCTGTGCCTCCTCGACCTGGTGCCGCGCGAGCTCGGCGCCGCGCAGCGCGAGATGCTCGCGGACCTGGGCGTGATGATCGAGCGGGAGCTCGCCGCGCAGGACGAGATGATGCGCGCGGGCGAGGTGCAGCAGCTCCTGCTCCCGAGCGAACCGCCCGCCCTGGCCGGCGTCGAGGTCGCCGGGCGCGTCCAACCGGCGCGCGAGACGGGCGGCGACTTCTACGACTGGCAGGTGGTCGGCGAGCCGCCGGCCGCACAGCTGCAGGTGGTGCTGGCGGACGTCATGGGCAAAGGGCTGCCCGCCGCGCTCATCGCGTCCGAGGTGCGGGCCGTGCTGCGCACGCACTCCCGGTACGCCGCGCTCGACGAGGCCGTGCGCCGCACGAGCGAGACGACGCTGCCCGACCTGGACACCAACGAGCGGTTCGTGACCCTGTGGGGCGCGCGGCTCGACCCCGTCGACGGCACCCTGCACTATGTCGACGCCGGTCACGGCCTGGCGGCACTCGTCTCGGAGCGCGGGGCGCGACGGCTGGCCCAGGCGCACCTGCCGCTCGGCCTGCCCGTGCCGGACACCTGGACCCAGGAGTCCACGATCATGGCACCCGACGAGACGCTCGTGGTGGTCAGCGACGGGGTGCTCGACGTCGTCGGCGGCATCGACGTCGGGCTCGAGGCCGTGCGCGAGCCGGCCGTCGAGGGAGCGAGCTGCGCCGACGTCGTCGAGCGCATCGTGGGCTTCGCAGCCGATCGCGGGGCGGAGGACGACGTGACCGCCGTCGTCGTCCGCCGGACCACGGGACGGGCTGCGGGACGGGCCGCTACAGCCGGCTGA
- a CDS encoding ABC transporter permease, with protein sequence MSTATLNPTGRRAGRSTASLRHRLAERGIDPLLMLVLPALLFTLALFVYPFAYGIGLTFQPTAATQERWGGGVLANYVAFFSDPFIRDSIWITMRLAVPAALLNVVLSVPVAMVLRRKFRGKRLMSSMLVLPITLGTVLTAQGLLIFAGRQGWINRFLMTVGVIDEPLKLVNNYLGVMFSLIITGFPFAFLLVSSYLSGIDPSLESAARTLGAGWAQRFRRIVLPLLAPGLATTFILTFVLAFSVFPSARLVGDPGGETRVMALMAYRSFGEQLDYPMASTIALIMGVVELVVVAIVFAWRSLLYKGSTGGKG encoded by the coding sequence ATGAGCACCGCGACCCTCAACCCGACGGGGAGGCGTGCCGGACGCTCCACCGCGAGCCTGCGCCACCGCCTCGCCGAGCGGGGCATCGACCCCCTGCTCATGCTCGTCCTGCCCGCCCTGCTGTTCACGCTCGCGCTGTTCGTCTACCCGTTCGCCTACGGCATCGGCCTGACGTTCCAGCCGACCGCGGCCACGCAGGAGAGGTGGGGCGGCGGCGTCCTCGCGAACTACGTCGCGTTCTTCAGCGACCCGTTCATCCGGGACTCCATCTGGATCACCATGCGGCTCGCCGTCCCCGCGGCGCTGCTCAACGTGGTGCTCTCCGTTCCGGTCGCGATGGTGCTGCGCCGCAAGTTCCGCGGCAAGCGCCTCATGTCCTCGATGCTCGTGCTGCCCATCACGCTCGGCACGGTGCTCACCGCGCAGGGCCTGCTGATCTTCGCCGGGCGGCAGGGCTGGATCAACCGGTTCCTCATGACGGTCGGCGTGATCGACGAACCGCTCAAGCTCGTCAACAACTACCTGGGCGTGATGTTCTCGCTCATCATCACCGGGTTCCCGTTCGCGTTCCTGCTGGTCAGCTCGTACCTCTCGGGCATCGACCCGTCGCTCGAGTCCGCCGCCCGCACCCTGGGCGCCGGCTGGGCGCAACGGTTCCGGCGGATCGTGCTCCCGCTGCTCGCCCCCGGGCTGGCGACGACGTTCATCCTCACCTTCGTGCTCGCGTTCTCGGTGTTCCCGTCCGCGCGGCTCGTCGGTGACCCCGGCGGCGAGACCCGCGTGATGGCCCTCATGGCGTACCGCTCGTTCGGTGAGCAGCTCGACTACCCGATGGCGTCGACCATCGCGCTGATCATGGGCGTCGTCGAGCTGGTCGTCGTCGCCATCGTCTTCGCGTGGCGCTCGCTGCTGTACAAGGGCTCGACTGGAGGCAAGGGCTGA
- a CDS encoding ATP-binding protein has translation MTGDEDDYVLEGFAVPAGLAEVHGLLERVGAEHPEIHATDLMLFETAVGEIAANVVEHGRPIGEVRWRLTLAVREDEIEAELLDSGHEFAADFDTAMPDEMAEGGRGLPLAGALLHRIELTRLDDANHWRMVRRLHEPSGE, from the coding sequence GTGACTGGTGACGAGGACGACTACGTGCTCGAGGGCTTCGCCGTCCCGGCAGGGCTCGCCGAGGTGCACGGGCTGCTGGAGCGGGTGGGCGCGGAGCATCCCGAGATCCACGCGACCGACCTCATGCTGTTCGAGACGGCGGTGGGCGAGATCGCGGCGAACGTCGTCGAGCACGGCCGGCCGATCGGCGAGGTGCGCTGGCGGCTGACGCTCGCGGTGCGCGAGGACGAGATCGAGGCGGAGCTGCTCGACTCCGGGCACGAGTTCGCCGCCGACTTCGACACCGCGATGCCCGACGAGATGGCCGAGGGTGGCCGCGGGCTGCCTCTCGCTGGTGCACTGCTGCACCGGATCGAGCTGACCCGCCTCGACGACGCCAACCACTGGCGGATGGTGCGCAGGCTCCACGAGCCCTCGGGCGAGTAG
- a CDS encoding ABC transporter substrate-binding protein: MKTKIRAGGIVALATTVALVAAACGGGNEAGGDSTNEPTDAATDATGDTVELTWWHNGTGEPLLSFWQEVADEFAAANPGVTINVEAFQNEELRDTILPNAFAGGTAPDLFQSWGGGELARYHAEDQVKDISSFIPAPVAGAAEAFRIGDGIYGMPYTTLPSGFWVNMNLWEQAGLTDADFPTTLDELFERWQTLKDAGIVPVAVGGVDGWPAAHWWYWTALRSVSPDAMQAAITEGDFSDPGWLDASELLQTVLDQDAFNPGWQATSAQQGAASASGMVVLDQAAMQLMGTWDYGQMGGIFNEANELPEDAQDHAEFLRWFPFPQVEGTAGDPAAIMGGVDGFSVRADAPDEAAEFLAYIVSTDVQKRYAALGNIPVDAGATDAMPAGPLSDAAAAVASASSVQLWLDTALGDGAFNGAIVSFMSGQGTPQDIVDALTELFG, encoded by the coding sequence ATGAAGACCAAGATTCGCGCCGGAGGCATCGTTGCCCTGGCGACGACTGTGGCCCTGGTCGCAGCCGCCTGTGGTGGCGGCAACGAGGCGGGCGGCGACAGCACGAACGAGCCGACCGACGCCGCGACCGACGCCACGGGCGACACCGTCGAGCTCACCTGGTGGCACAACGGCACCGGCGAGCCCCTGCTCTCCTTCTGGCAGGAGGTGGCTGACGAGTTCGCGGCGGCGAACCCGGGCGTGACCATCAACGTGGAGGCGTTCCAGAACGAGGAGCTCCGCGACACCATCCTCCCCAACGCCTTCGCAGGCGGCACGGCTCCGGACCTGTTCCAGTCGTGGGGCGGCGGCGAGCTCGCCCGCTACCACGCCGAGGACCAGGTCAAGGACATCTCGTCGTTCATCCCGGCTCCGGTCGCGGGTGCCGCTGAGGCCTTCCGCATCGGCGACGGCATCTACGGCATGCCCTACACCACCCTCCCCTCGGGCTTCTGGGTGAACATGAACCTGTGGGAGCAGGCCGGTCTGACCGACGCCGACTTCCCGACCACGCTCGACGAGCTGTTCGAGCGCTGGCAGACCCTGAAGGACGCCGGCATCGTGCCGGTCGCCGTCGGCGGCGTCGACGGCTGGCCCGCGGCGCACTGGTGGTACTGGACCGCGCTGCGCTCGGTCTCGCCGGACGCCATGCAGGCTGCCATCACCGAGGGTGACTTCTCCGACCCGGGCTGGCTCGACGCTTCTGAGCTGCTCCAGACCGTCCTCGACCAGGACGCCTTCAACCCGGGCTGGCAGGCCACCTCGGCCCAGCAGGGTGCGGCCTCCGCCTCCGGCATGGTCGTCCTGGACCAGGCCGCCATGCAGCTCATGGGCACCTGGGACTACGGCCAGATGGGTGGCATCTTCAACGAGGCCAACGAGCTTCCCGAGGACGCTCAGGACCACGCCGAGTTCCTGCGCTGGTTCCCCTTCCCGCAGGTCGAGGGCACCGCTGGTGACCCCGCCGCCATCATGGGTGGCGTCGACGGCTTCTCCGTCCGTGCCGACGCGCCGGACGAGGCTGCCGAGTTCCTCGCGTACATCGTCTCGACGGATGTCCAGAAGCGCTACGCCGCCCTCGGCAACATCCCCGTCGACGCTGGTGCCACCGACGCCATGCCGGCCGGCCCGCTCTCCGACGCCGCTGCCGCGGTCGCCTCGGCTTCGTCCGTCCAGCTCTGGCTGGACACCGCCCTCGGTGACGGCGCCTTCAACGGCGCGATCGTCTCCTTCATGAGCGGGCAGGGCACGCCGCAGGACATCGTGGACGCTCTCACCGAACTGTTTGGCTGA